ctcaagtatgagatctCTGGGTCAGTGGGGCTAGGAAaaggcatacccagttgagcaagAATTACCATGAGCAAAGGACCAATGAACATAATCatgtgcaaaggacccaggttcaaacccccaatccccaatgcaggggggaaatttcatgtgcggtgaagcagtgcttcaaattcccccttaactttttttttaatataaatttatttgataggacagaaattatgAAGGGACTAGGTAAAGAAGGGGGatatggctgccaagagtggtggattccttgcaaacttaacaaaaaaaaagtgggtcagGAAGCAGTGGAATGCTGCAAAGGGTCcccaggaggagagggaggaaggaagaaagggagaaggagaggacatCAGATCAAAACAACCTTAAGCCTGCTACAGTAGGCAGCCAAGGTGGGCAACTTATCAAGAACAGCATGATTGTAATATGTAGGTATGGGTAttagtgcatgtgtgtgtgaggatGGGTGTGGCGTAGAGGACTTAGAAGGTACAAActgtcccagtttgagcccccggctccccacctgcaggggagtcacttcacaggtggtgaagcaggcctgcaggtatctatctttctctccccctctctgtcttcccctcctctctccatttctctctgtcctatccaacaatgacgacatcaacaacaataattacaacaataaaacaagggcaacaaaaggaaataaatgctttgaaaaaaaaatttttttaaataaaaggtacAAACTGAACAACTAGGAGACTGAGAtactgaagagaaaaaaagattaatttctcAAGGAGACTAAACAGAAAGGATATATGGAaagtgagagacacacagaggatAAAGAGTTACTTATGAGAAGAAACTTAGTGGTCTTTATGGGCCCAAGAGAACAAGTCTGCGAAAACACAAATACCTCAGTCACTGGCAGAAGATATCACCTGTCCTAGGAAGACAACTGCCCACCTTTGGAACCCTCTGCAGTGGTACTTATTCCTTCCTGAGACCTGTGTCCCATGCATGGCAGACAGGCCTTGAAGGACAGCCAAGGAGTTCTGTGTCATCCCAGGTaagggacaaagagacaccagcatGGAGCTGGAGGGGAAGCTCCCCACACTGGCTGGCAGAACTGTGGTGTAAAGGCTAGGATTGAGGGAAGAGGGTTGGTTCTTAGGCTAGCCAGCTCTGGTGAGGAGACAGGATAGATGGATTCCAGTCCCCACTCTGTTTCTGTTTTAGAACTGGGTTCAGGCCAGGTCTTCTCTGTCCTAAAGCAGACAAGTAAGTACTCACCACCAGTGGGGTCTGTCTTGATGGGGTCAAAGGAGGTAGAAGGGTTGGGTCCAGATGAACTGctattactactgctgctgctgctgctgctactgtctAGCAGGGCAGAGGACTGCAGTGGCCGGGTGTCCAGCGCTGTCGGGCCCAGTGAGAGTGAGCTGAGCTCACCACTGTCCTTGCTTTCGGTTCCAGGGCTGTTACTCACTGCAAGCATATCCCCAAGCCCAGTCATTTAGGGGCAAGATACTGAGACTGGCCCATGGCCAGTTAGATTAACAGTCTTACTTCCCTGGCCCAAAAAGGCACTACCAAATTACCCCCAAAGATGTAGCCTGGAAATGAGTCATTAAAGGGAACAGGGGTACAAGACACACAGAAGAGAAGCTCATTGACAACACAGCTGGTGTGACCACATTCCAAGAAGAGTTTCCAGGGCAAGGAGGCACAGATGAATCTGGGGGAAAATTGCCACCACCAATGTCTCTTCCTACAGCCAGAGCTTCCTTGTTAAAAGAGTATTATTCACTGCCATAGAACAGGGAAGCCAGCTGGGTTAGAAATAGGACAGTCCCCAGGGAGTCCCTTCCTACACTAAGTAGGGCATTCCACAACACATAAATTTTGCCTCTTGGGCCCCAGAGATCGCCCTATCACCAGTTTCCCACTATGCTTTACCTATGATTTCAGCTGCTGGACCAGCCAAGCCCTGGACCTCAGTGCTGCCAGGGACGGGGGTAGAGGTGGTTGCTTGGGGACTGCTTGGGCGTGAGGCATCCTGGGGGTGGGCCAAGGCAGGCTTGGACATAGGCGGAGGGGTACACACAGCAGGTGGGttctgaagcagatcttcaggtggtggaacaggcactGCCACAGGTGGTGAGCTCCACGCCTCCTTATTCACCAGCAGTACCTCAATAGGACCACTCATACTCTTCAAGTGAATCTGGTACTTTTTCTGCCCATTGAGGCCCTagagtgggaggtggggggtggacaGGTAGAATTTGAAGCAGACTTGCTTCTGCCTGACTATGGATCAGGGACATAGCATCTTCTTCCACCCCAGGTTGCCTGTTCTAGATAATCCCAAAACTCAGGCCTCCCTGTACCTGCCCCACCCGAGACTTATCAAGCTCCACAGTCAACACCCGCCCTCAACCAACCCCGCCTGCCAGGGCTAAACACCCACCTCTGGAATGGGTACTTCCAGGCTGGTGCCTGATGGGGCCCGGATGGCCAGGAGGGTATCTCCTAGAATGACAAGGTTAAGTCAGGGCCCAGGGGTTCAATCTGAGCTGGGAATGAGGGTGCCTATCCCTTGAAGCAAGAGATATCATGGTATCTAAAGGACTAGATATTAGGTCTCACCTATGCAATATGGACTGAGATAGTGATCTAAAGTCTTTCTCCTACCAAAGGTGCAGTTAGTAACCAGAAAAATCTAGGTTCAAATATGAACGGAAGACTGCTGGTCGTGAGCATACAATGCCTCAATTGGGCTACTCCCTCGGTACAGTATTTTAGTCAAGGCTGACATAACCTTCCCCAAGATCAGTGTGAGGGATACAAGATAGAAAAGGAATTGTTCCTGTGCCGTTAATGCAACTAAATTAACCATAGACTAGAAGTTACATCCACTGCCCACTAGATGTAAGACCTCATGCAGGAGCAAGTGTGTacatgtgctgtgtgtgtgtgcttgtatgtGCACACACTTCCCCCCCTCCCACTCCATTCTTATTCTTGTCATATCTGAGAAGTTAAACCCAAGGGACCGAAGAGTCCccgaagatggggactgggactgggactcagCCTAGGATTCTTGCACCTCTTAAGTGTGGTCGACCTCCAAAGGGTCCCAGTGACCCTTATATCCGACCTGGCTCCTTATTGGGGAGACTCTAGAGACAGATCTCTCTTTGGGCATAAACCCACccctgtggtctggaaggtggcacagtggataaagcattggtctctcaagcatgaggtcctgagttcagtccccagcaacacatgtactagagtgatgtctggttctttctctccctctctcctcctatctttctcactaacaaataaaatatttttttttaaaaatccattcctTAAGGCTGCAACTCAGATCAAGTCTACCCCATCTCCCCCTACCCAGGCTCTGCTCACCAGCAAAGCATCTGCAGATGTCCTCATGAGTCACGTAGGCCAAGGTGTGGGGGTTAAGGAGAACAGCTGATACCCTGACTATGATGACAGATGGCAGACTGTGAAGAagacccaactttttttttttgcagaggtcTGATATATACACCCTCAGAGAATTTCCTGGAGCTTGGGATCTGTCTACATGAGGAGGAATCAAGACTGGGAAGGAAGGCGCTCCAAAGAGGGAGTCCAAGGCTGGAAGTGGCCAGAAGCATCAGGACCATCCTCCCAAAGGGGACCGTGCCCCTCAGAAAACCCAGCTAAAccaggagccccccccccactccctaggAGCAGCGACCACCAGGAGGATATCAGCTGTTCTGCACGTCCTCTGTGACATTCCGGATGCTCTGCTGCACCCACAACTTGTGCTGATCCAATTCTCGCTCCCGCTGCTGCAGCTCCTCGATCTCTGCCTTGAGCTCAATCAGCTTGTCCGCAATCTCTCGGGTATTGCAGCCAGGTCCTACACCCCTGAGCCCGGGGAGTGGGGCTGAGAGGGGCTGCCAGAACTCTGGGTCCCATAACCCTTGCTCTTTCCAGCACTCTcctccaccccacacccctgGCACTTTTTGGGTAGATCGTCTGGCCCTCCCAAGTGCCCCCACTCACTTCCACTGGATGCTATTCTTGGATTTCTTCTCGATCAGCCCAATACCTTCCAGTACGTTGGTTATGTCATAAATCCGCCGCTTCTGGCGCACAGCTAGGGTGTCAGCTGCCTGGCAGACAGAACAGAGTGGAGGATGCTCAGCCCTGCTCTCATGTGCAACCCAGGATACTCTGAAACTAGGGCTGTTGGCCAACCCTCCCGCTAGGCACTCCGGCAGCTCAAGACCGCGGGGTGCAAGGGGCCTGAGGCAGCCTGAAGCGCAGTTCTCATTCTCTTCTCCCCGGACCAGCTGAGCATGGCCACGAGGACCTGCACCTGCAGGTCTGACACAGCGCTGACGACCAATGGCCGCGGCCAAATGAATGAAACGGGTCCTGGCCTCCCTCCTGTGTGAAAACACAGGGATGGCGGCCTGCTCCCGGGGTTCAGCCGGGCCGCCCCAGGAGTTCCCGCTACCGGCCCAGGCCCGGTCCACCGTTCCCCCGTCGTCCCTTAGCCCCGCGCCGCACCAGCTTAAGGTCAAGCACGCCGTCCTTGGCTTCCTGTAGAAGTGACACAAACTTGGTGGTGAGAAGTCCCAAGC
The DNA window shown above is from Erinaceus europaeus chromosome 2, mEriEur2.1, whole genome shotgun sequence and carries:
- the E2F4 gene encoding transcription factor E2F4 isoform X2, which produces MAEAGPQVPPPPGTPSRHEKSLGLLTTKFVSLLQEAKDGVLDLKLAADTLAVRQKRRIYDITNVLEGIGLIEKKSKNSIQWKVSAVLLNPHTLAYVTHEDICRCFAGDTLLAIRAPSGTSLEVPIPEGLNGQKKYQIHLKSMSGPIEVLLVNKEAWSSPPVAVPVPPPEDLLQNPPAVCTPPPMSKPALAHPQDASRPSSPQATTSTPVPGSTEVQGLAGPAAEIIVSNSPGTESKDSGELSSLSLGPTALDTRPLQSSALLDSSSSSSSSSNSSSSGPNPSTSFDPIKTDPTGVLELPKELSEIFDPTRECMSSELLEELMSSEVFAPLLRLSPPPGDHDYIYNLDESEGVCDLFDVPVLNL
- the E2F4 gene encoding transcription factor E2F4 isoform X1 — protein: MAEAGPQVPPPPGTPSRHEKSLGLLTTKFVSLLQEAKDGVLDLKLAADTLAVRQKRRIYDITNVLEGIGLIEKKSKNSIQWKGVGPGCNTREIADKLIELKAEIEELQQRERELDQHKLWVQQSIRNVTEDVQNSCLAYVTHEDICRCFAGDTLLAIRAPSGTSLEVPIPEGLNGQKKYQIHLKSMSGPIEVLLVNKEAWSSPPVAVPVPPPEDLLQNPPAVCTPPPMSKPALAHPQDASRPSSPQATTSTPVPGSTEVQGLAGPAAEIIVSNSPGTESKDSGELSSLSLGPTALDTRPLQSSALLDSSSSSSSSSNSSSSGPNPSTSFDPIKTDPTGVLELPKELSEIFDPTRECMSSELLEELMSSEVFAPLLRLSPPPGDHDYIYNLDESEGVCDLFDVPVLNL